The Triplophysa dalaica isolate WHDGS20190420 chromosome 5, ASM1584641v1, whole genome shotgun sequence genome window below encodes:
- the slc38a2 gene encoding sodium-coupled neutral amino acid symporter 2: protein MNKTPTEMHHFNAPDMDSSSSNSNDYFPTKVPLNGLQYSDIDAESQNFLADHHLGKKKFEDEYSPGSATFGMSVFNLGNAIMGSGILGLAYAMANTGIALFVILLVAVAIFSLYSVHLLLKTANEGGSLVYEQLGYKAFGMPGKLAASCSITMQNFGAMASYLYIVKYELPIVIKAFLGAADSSWYTNGDYLVLIVTAVIILPLSLLKNLGYLGYTSGFSLLCMVFFVIVVIYKKFQIPCPLPEDFLNISEPVNASESHHNTTEDTSCKPKYFVFNSQTVYAVPILTFAFVCHPAILPMYEELKDRSRKKMQNVANVSFMGMFVMYLLAALFGYLTFNEAVEPELLHTYSRVYQADVVLLIVRLAVLIAVTLTVPVVLFPIRTSVNQLIGASKDFSWARHIAITVALLVSVNILVIFAPTIRDIFGFIGASAAAMLIFILPSAFYIKLVKKESMKSVQKIGATLFLIMGILVMIGSMTLIILDWIHNAGASENNGDGH, encoded by the exons atGAACAAAACCCCTACAGAAATGCATCACTTCAATGCACCAGACATGGACAGTAGCAGCTCCAACAGCAATGACTACTTTCCAACCAAAGTCCCTCTCAACGG TCTACAGTACAGCGACATTGATGCCGAAAGCCAGAACTTCCTTGCTGATCATCACCTTGGCAAGAAGAAATTTGAAGATGAATAT AGTCCCGGCTCGGCGACGTTTGGAATGTCAGTGTTTAATCTGGGTAATGCCATCATGGGAAGCGGGATACTGGGGCTTGCTTATGCCATGGCCAACACTGGCATCGCCCTGTTTGT GATCTTGCTGGTAGCTGTTGCCATCTTCTCATTATATTCAGTCCACCTGCTGCTCAAAACAGCCAATGAAGGAG ggtCTCTGGTCTATGAACAGCTGGGGTATAAAGCTTTCGGGATGCCTGGCAAACTGGCGGCCTCTTGCTCCATCACCATGCAGAACTTTGGAG CTATGGCGAGCTACCTCTACATCGTGAAGTACGAACTGCCGATCGTCATCAAGGCCTTTCTGGGCGCAGCTGATAG ttcATGGTACACTAATGGAGATTATCTGGTGCTGATCGTCACCGCCGTCATCATTTTACCTCTCTCACTACTGAAAAACTTGG GTTACCTCGGGTACACGAGTGGCTTCTCTTTGTTGTGTATGGTGTTCTTCGTCATTGTG GTGATATACAAGAAGTTCCAGATCCCGTGTCCTCTGCCTGAAGACTTCCTTAACATCAGTGAACCAGTGAATGCCTCGGAGTCTCATCATAACACCACAGAGGACACAAGCTGCAAACCGAAATACTTTGTCTTCAACTCACAG ACTGTGTATGCCGTGCCAATTCTGACCTTCGCGTTTGTCTGCCACCCGGCCATTCTGCCTATGTACGAGGAACTTAAAGA TCGTTCAAGAAAGAAGATGCAGAATGTGGCAAATGTGTCATTCATGGGGATGTTTGTTATGTATCTGCTGGCTGCTCTGTTTGGATATCTGACCTTCAACG AGGCTGTTGAGCCCGAGCTCTTGCACACTTATTCCAGGGTGTACCAAGCCGACGTGGTGCTTCTGATCGTGCGTTTGGCTGTTCTGATTGCTGTCACCTTGACTGTGCCTGTTGTTCTTTTCCCT ATTCGAACCTCCGTCAACCAGCTTATAGGCGCGTCGAAAGACTTCAGCTGGGCACGGCACATCGCCATTACAGTCGCCCTCCTCGTCTCCGTCAACATACTGGTCATCTTCGCCCCCACCATCAGAGACATTTTTGGATTCATTG GTGCGTCTGCTGCCGCTATGCTGATCTTCATCCTGCCCTCTGCCTTCTACATCAAACTGGTGAAGAAAGAGTCTATGAAGTCTGTCCAGAAGATCGGG GCGACTTTGTTTCTGATCATGGGCATCCTCGTGATGATCGGCAGCATGACTTTAATAATCCTGGACTGGATCCACAACGCCGGAGCTTCAGAGAACAATGGCGATGGACACTAG